From Rhea pennata isolate bPtePen1 chromosome 20, bPtePen1.pri, whole genome shotgun sequence:
TGGCTGGTCTTGTTCCCAGGGGCAGCACAAGCATCAATGACGTGGGAGCCAGTGGCTGGATTCAGGAGGAAGGCAGGGAGGCAGCTGGCCTGCAAGAGGGTCAATGGCCATCAAACAGACAGAGCCACAAGCGACTCCTGCACCACCCAACCCCCCAAGTCCTCTCCTCAGGTGATACCCCACACTACAGGGTGACAGGTGAGCACAACTACACAGTACTAAGCCTATACAACACCCACCACTGCTGGGAAGCACGCTCGGTGTGATGGGGGCAGCACTGCCCAACTCACAGCCCCACAAACCTCCTAGCTGCTGGCTTAGCTCCCAGAGGGAAGTTTTTAGTGCAGTTCTGCATGTTCATCCAGTACCTACAGGTTAGACAACTAGAGCTACAGAGGAACTCCACATCTACAGGCTGTACTGAAAGCTTCTGCACTCAAAATTGTCTTCAAATCCTGTAGCAAACCAGACCCAGGCTCGTAGCCTTACCATGCAGGAGAAGGCCCACCCTGCACTCATCTCAGCTATTTTCCCACTCCTGCAACTGTAACCTCTTGCTCCCCAGCTCACCCACCTTGTCCTGCAGTATTATGTGCCCAGAAATATAGAGCTGGTTGTTATGGAAGTCCGTCTGCGGAGGGAAGATCAGCAATTCTGGGAGATGAAGATCCAacaggaatttcttccccgaGAGGGAGCTCAGTTCCTCCACACTGCCCACAAGCCACACAGAGGATCAGCACACAGGCCTGCCTCCGCATTCTCAATACCAGAACTCTTCAGAGCCCAGGTGGAGaatctcccttcctcccttcctcccatgCTCCCACTCCACTTTGGCACCAAGCAACACATAGAAAGGTAggaggtaagaaaaaaagagtgtcATGGTGGCGATCTCAATTAGCCACCACAAGCACCATGATCAACAACTCTTCGACTTACAAGATCTCTTTCCAAGCCCGTATCTCTCACTGACATCCCCGCAAAGGGGCCCCGGGACAGCACAGAGACACGTTTACCTGGCTGCCTTGCCCAAGTAGGAATAGCCCTGGCGCTTGAAGAAATCAATCACATCATCCACACAAGTCTTCAGGGTGTTCACTCGGACATAGCGCGGTAGCTGGGGGGCTGGGGAGACCACAGTCAGGTCAGACGCACGCACAAGATCCCCAGTTGCGGCCTGCAGACTGTCTGGGAGCATGCTGGGTGGTCCAGAGGGACAACCCTCTGCTGTGCCAAGAGGACCTGGACCCTCACCTCCCCAGCTCACGAGGCTGGGACAaggcagcagctcctgaggCCCCAAAGTAAGCTCACCTCCTGTGCTCGCTCCCtctgctggggccagcagatCCTCGTTGCGGCTCACCTTCCGCTGCACCTTGAGCCGGGCCAACTCGGCCTGCAGGCGGGCGCGATGCCGCCGGGCCAGCGCCTTCCAGCGGCCCCCGCACTTGAGACCCTTGCCAAAGAGCAGGTCGTACACCAGCACCTGTGGGCAGCAATGCGGGCCAGGCAGCAAGCAGGGCCTGGTGCCGCTCGGGGGCTTCACCACCTGCCTCAGCGGGGGTGCCGGGCTGCCCTTACCTTTGCCAGGTGTGGGGGCAGCTTCTTCTCGGCCTGCAGCAGCGCGGCGCTGGCCAGCAGTGCATCCAGCACCGGTGAGTAGCGCAGGGTCTCGGACACCAGCGCATACAGCTGTCGCACATGCTGCACGGGCCGTCAGTAGTGCCACGCACGGGGGAGCCGCCAGCCCCCCCTGCCTCgcttccccctcccccgggACCCACTGACCCCCAGCCCTGGCCTCCCCAGGACCCTCCCCCGTTCCAGACCCTTGCCAGTCCCATGGCCTTGGTCCCCCTGGGGCCCACCgggcccccagccccggccccctTTGGGGACCTGCCAGCCTCCTCACCTcagtccccccccccagggacccccttGCCTCATCCTTCCCCTGGGACCCACCGGTTCCCTCGCCTCGGTCCCCCTGGGGACCCGccggccccccagccccggcctaCCTGGGACCGCCTGCCCCGGGGACCCACCGGTGCTCCTACCTCGGTCCCTGCGGGGACCCACTGGTCCCCCCTGCCTCGGTCCCCCCGGGGATCCCCTGCCTCGGTCTCCCCTCGGAACTCACCGCTCCCCTCGCCTCGGTCGCTCCCAGGAACTGCCCCCGGGGACCCCCTGCCTTGGCCGCCCGCCACAGGGGCTCCTCTGGGGCTCCCTCCCGCAGCGGGTCGTTCCTCCCTCTTCCCCGGACCCCCGCCCGGCTCCGCCCGGTCCCTCCGCCCCCCGCACCGGGAAGCGGCTGTTGTACACGAGAGTCTTGAGCCCGCCATCGCCGCGCTCCAGCGCCGCCAGCACGGCGGCCGCAGCGCTGTAAAGCGCCATGGCCCCTCGCGGCCGCCGTACCTCCGAGCTGCCGTACCGCCCGGCCGCCGTACCGCGTGCCCCAGCAGCGCGCGCGACCAGCCGCCGTCGCGCTTTACGGCAGCGggggcctggcccggcccggcccggcccgaggCGGGGGGCGGAGGGAGGGCGGTGGCGGTTCGCGGGGACGGGGGCTGTTGGGGTCTCACGGAAGGGGAATTTGAGACCTTCGGGAGATCCCTGAGCTCCCCGCCGAGAGCCGGCGCAGGCCTCAGCGTGCCGGAGCCGAGGGCTCTGTGGGCGAGCCCGGGCCCTGCTCCCGCGGCGGGGCACAGCCGCTGCACGGCAGCTCGCCCGGGCAGCTCGGTGGCCTGCAGCCCCGGTGCTGGGCTAGATTTTCGTGCGTTACACACAGAAGAGTAataatatttagagaaaaatagcCACGCTTTTTAATAGTCATAAACTCTTGACAGTCCAGGCAAGCAGAAGGCTACAGTAAGCGGCAGCCACTTTGGCATAGCGATACAGTGACATAAGAACCAAATCAAAAAATGCTGCTTGGTATTTTTCTGAGACACTGCCTGTGACCTGCGTATTTTTCAGTGGTGTCTGCCCACTGAGAAGAGGAggggtcctgctgctcccagcaaaGAAATTTGGTTTTGAATTGTAACACACGTCTTTTAGAGGAGTAGATATGCCGAACACTTCTCAAGGTTCGTAAAATTAGGAAGCATTTCTGTTCCTAAGATTCTCTGCTGCAGATCTAACCTGGAAAGATGCACGACCATTTTCCAATATATCAGGATCCAGCCAGACTGACAcggaaatggagaagaaaacattgtgTAATGTCTGTTGAGATAGAGCTGTAGTGGGTTTAATGGATGTCTGTGATTTAGGAACTGGAACTGCTTGAATTTCAGAACTAAGGCAGCAATATTTAAATCCATAGTAATTGATAATAAAATGCATGCTCCATGTCTGATATTTTGCCTAACATTCCTGGTACTTCCCCAGAATAAAGATGCCCTATGGGCCTAGTTGAAGAGAGGCAAGACTGGTCGGCTTCCTGCTCCCAGGCTGGCTGTAGGTGTAGCAGAGCTTGTTGGCTCATGACTCAGATGGGACATCGGGGTGCCTGGCCCTGCTCTTATCATACCACCTCACTCCTCAGGCCAGCACCTCCTCACTCCGAGTGAGCACCTCCACATAGCCTGCTGCCCATAGCCCTGCCAGGCTCAGCGTGTCACTCCAAACCGGGCCGGGTGTGAGACGCCCTGATGTCAGCACCAGCTAGCATCCCTGAGAAGCTGGAAGAGATGAGCTGCCTAACCAGGCAGGCTTGCTGCTGTCATGGTCCCGTGGCCCTTCAGCTAACACATACTGGCCCTGTTTCTGCCCCATTGGCTGCTCACCAGCTAGCAAACAGCtttctggctgctgcttttaaaacatctgttttcctcTCCAGCAGCACTATGAACCTCTGCAGACCACTGCAATGGCAATTCCGCTTCCTCAGGCACAGTGACAATGTTAGTCAGCAATCGGCTCACCTAATGCAAAGTCCAATTATTCAGAGGGGTAGACCAACAAAGACCCTGCTTTCATCTGCCCTGGATGCTTCCAGCTAGCCCTAGTCATAGCTTCAGGCCATTTCCTTTGGCCAGAGCAGTCACTAATCAGTAGCTGGCAGAAATGCAGGCAACAGAAGACTCTGAATGTGTCACGGGTTTCCTTACTGTATGTCTCGGTCTGTTCAGGTGGGACGTGGTAAGTAGGGCAGAGCATTCCTGCCTTTGTATCATGCTCTGCATGAGAGGGAACAAACTACCAGTGTGGGTCCAGAGCAGCCCAGCAGTGTTTGGGCAGAGATGGGTGGCAGGAATTAGCCATGGAGACAGGAACAAAGGCAGGCACTAGGCCTGTACCCCTTCCCTACCAAAAGTGGCACAGCAGGCAGCTTTGCTTAGTGACAGATTCTGTGTTGTAAAGGGCCAAAGAACCTGTTTCGATGTCCATCCCATAACTGAGGTGGCACCCCAGGAAATAATGCAAGCCATGGTCTTCCATGGCCAGAGGTTCATCCTGCTGGACAGACTACAGTTTGGTGGGCTCCTCTGGGGCAGGATGTTTGTACGGCCCATGGGGGTGCTGGCTCAGGGCAGGCGTGGGCAGGATGATGGGCAGGGAATAGGGCCCTCGCTCTGGCCAGCACAGGTCCACAATAGGGTAGAGCTGGCCCTGGAACTCCGCCTGGAAGGTGTAGATGGGGCTGAGCTCATCAGGGCTGTCGGCATTATAGAAGGTCAGCTCCCCCTTCTCGTAGTGCAAATAGATCCCGATGCGCTGAGGCCGGGTAGTCAGTGGCAGGGTGGCCCGCGGGGTGCTGAAGGCCTCGTAgactttcccttcctttaggCCAATGAGCCACACACCGTGCTCAGGAGACTTGTTGAGCTTCCCTTTGCGGCTGACTGTACCCTTGATGATGCCCACGCGCCAGTGGTTCCTGGTGCCAACAATCACCTCCCAGTAGTGCTGACCACAGGAGAAGCCCTTGCTGGTGAGGATGCAGTTGCTGGAGTTGAAACGCTTGGGGTTGCTGTCCCGGCGCTGGTAGAGTCCACACTGCACCACTGTGTCACCCTTGAAGAGTTCCAGGAGGGGATGTGCAGTCACAGGGTCCAGTTTCAGCATCTCTGGAGCTAAAAAGAAAGCACTCAGGCTCCAGACAGACTAGCAGACAGATCACCCTGGCCCTGGGTGATCCCAACTCAGTTGTGAGGGCCAGGGACAGCCAAACAAGCTGGCCCTGCTGAACTTTAAGCAGCTGCAAGCATTTTGCCAGAGCAGGCTGTTACCAATATGACATGCTGGGCCAGTCCTTGCTCCAAGAGCTCTCCTGGAATTGAGGGGTCACAACCACACCCAGAGAGCAAGACAgaggcgggggggaggggggcagcatGATGCCAGCTGAGCAGCCTGTCCCAACAGCATGCATACACCAGCATGCCAGGATGCTGGGGGTGATGCCAGTTGGGCAGGTCAATACCTGGCAGAACCCGGCGGTGCAGGCGCTTCCACACAGTCATCTTGATGTCATCTTGGTGGAAACATGGCTTGAAGGAAACAGGGCTGAAGATGCCATCACCCACCTGCAGGCTGGGAAGCTCTGACCTAGAAAGACATGGGCAGCTATGACACAGTTGACGGGGATGGTGTGCAACCTTTCTCACCTGGCTGCTGTGTGTGATGGTGACACCGGTGTCTCCCCAGCTGCTCTTGCCTTCCTCTGGGGCTGCATGTATGACTCCAGCCATGGCTCTTACACTCTCTACCACAACAGTGATGCCCACAGAAGTGAGCAGGGCAGTACATCTGTGTCAGGCTGCCCCAGCAGTGCAGGGGTGATCACAGGCCTGGGCCCTCCAGACTCACTGCAGAGGCATTGCTGTCCCCATTGGTGCTGTTTGCTGCTGGGTCCCATCACTCACCTGAACTGGGAGGAGCTGTATTTCTGGAAAAcacaagagaaagagagagttgGGGCTGGGAGATGTCCAgaccagcagctcctctgcctgaTCACGGCTCCATACACTCATTCCATGGGCCGGAGAGGCCTCTTGTGGGAAAACTGAGGGCAGCACCTTTTGTGGAAGTGTATGCTGAAGGGCAGGTCTCTTCCATCTGAGGAAGACCCTGGTTGGACAGAGGACACCTGCATCTCTCTTCTTTTGGTTGCCTAACTACGCTGGATGGCCATATCTGCAGCCCAGGGAAGTACCCAGGGCTAGGAGCAGTGGGTTGCAGGGTGGAGAGCCTGGCTGGCTCTCACCATCTTTGTCAGGTGGCCTCTGATGAGCACACTCACCCGGATGAAATCAAGCTGGCTTTCATTGTTGAGTGTCTCCAGCAAGCTCTCCATCTCCTTTAGCCTCTGCAGGGCATCTGACGTCTGCCTGACCTGGGACTCGATGGAGGTGATGAGCTGGGTTGCCTTCCCTTCGACACTCTCCAGGAAGGTGGCCTTCTCCTCATCAATGTACCTGTGCAGCTCTTGGAACTCCTTACGTGTCACACACTTGAAGACATCTGCCTCATTCTGCAGGGAGACAGCAAGCAGTTGTACGTGACCAATTTGATCCATTGCCTTCATCCACTTTTTAGTTTCAGAAATTCCACCAGCAAAGTCTATGTGTTCCAGTAAGCTGTCCTCCACTCGCTTTCCAAATAAAGAGCAGCCCTTTACAGAAAGCCAGGTGATGCCTTCATCCTGCTGTCTTCAGAGGCACATCACCACAGTACCCCTGGCTCACATCTCTCCTACACCAAGTTTTGATTTCCTGATGTCCCAACCAACTTCACCAGAGCCCTGCTGCTTGACAGAGCACTTCGATTCCTCTGCTCCCAGGGAACAACCTGGGTCCCGGACCaaataggagaaaatgaagCTACAGCTCCACTTGGGTTCAGCCCTTCTGATGAGCCTTGCTGGGAAGCTTTAGCCTGAGAAGGGATGCCAGGAGGTCCTAGGAGAAGCCTGCAGCATGGAAAGGCAACACACAGCTAAACCAGCAAACCAGCATTGCTTGGGCTGATTAACCAGTTCTGAGCAGGGTGTTTTCTACCTGTTATCTCACCACCTCCAAGGACATTAGGTCAAACCAGCTCTGAGTGGTGCTCCTGCTACGGGGCTGAGTACCACAAGAGAAGGCTATGTTTGAAAACAGGGCTGTGCCACCAGAGAGGGCTACATCACCCCTCCCCCAAACTGGACCATGTTTAGTCCCTCACTTTTCATGGAGAACAGCAATCTCAGGAAAAAGGGGGAGGACAAGCTATGTCTGCTATCCCAGGGAGGAATGGAGGAGGAGAGGCGAGGAGACCTGCAGCAGGGGTTGTCCCAGCAGCTTTGTGGCAAAAAAAGGGCTCTGGGAAGCAGGCTCCCTTGGCGCGTAGCACTCACTGTAATGCGTATTTTGTTGTTGATGAGCCTGCTGAATTGTTCATCTAGGTTCCTCTTGCATTGGTGGATGTCAGTTAGCAGCACAGACAGCTCCtcctgcaaaggcagcagatcTCTGTAGTAGGGGCCTCTGTGCCAGCCTGCCTGATCGCAGGCTGTGCCCCTGTGCTTGTCTGCCCCGAGGAATGGGTGGCCCTAATAAATCACATTCTCCTAAACTTCCTGAGGAAAGCACTGCCCTGATCAGCACAGATCTGAGAGTGCCTGGGAGCACCCCTGAGCAAAGTAAAGCCCTGCGTATCCTGCCCATCTTTACTTTCTGATGTGGAGGATCTGGGGTTGCCAGAGGCAGGACAGCATCCAGACCACAGGCCTGATGAGGACCACTGGTAAGGTGTCTCTGCTCCTGTTCCCAGCCTTCCATAGCCTTTCCCCTCTATATCTTCCCCCTACTTGTTCAGGCCGCATCTTCCATCCCGTGGTGGCTTCACACCAGATGAGGAGGCAGTGAGCAAGCTACAAGCCAGCATTGGGCCTACAACACCCTGTCAATGCTAGTGCCAAGGGCCCAACTTGGGCAggtgtttctgctgccttccagTCTTATCTCCTCAGTATCAGGAGCTGAGGGGACTGGTGGCCCTGTGCTGGCATTCCTTGGGCTTTCATGTGACGCTGGGCAGAGGAATGTAGGTAGGTGTTTACTCTAACTGGCTGAGGCTCCTGTtttccctgctctcctgtggCAACTCGCCTTAGCCCTTATCTCCAGATTTCTTTTGATGGTATTTGAAAGCAGTCATGAAAGGCCCACTCCCACTTTCCCTGCCCCTCAGTTCTTCCCGCTGTGGTTTAGCCGCCAAAACTGTGAGCTCACTAAGTGGGGGACATGCTGAGACATGGCATCATTTCCAGCCTGTCCCTTAAAGGATAGTGGGTCACTTGGTCAGCAGGTACTGCCTTGCTCAGGACTAAGATTGCTACAGGTGCCCTAGCCCCAACTCTGGGGAGTCCTCACCAGCCTTGCCTACCAACCTTCATCCGGCAGTATGTGGTAGAGATGGGTGTGATCTTGTGCTGGCGGTGGTTGCCGATGGTGCCGCACAGTCCACAGATCACCTCTTGGTCATCCTCACAGAAGAGGCTGAGGGGATTGTGGTGGGCTGGGCAGGATTCTGGGGTGGACTCTGCCTCACCCCGGCTCTGCAGTGCCTCAATGACACGGGCCAAAGTGACGTTGGGTGGCGAAGCACTGCAGTCCACGCTTTGGCGGCACACAGGGCACAGGAACTGCCCATCCAGCTCGGAGGACAATGACACCACGCAGGACTTGCAGTACGAATGCCCACACTGCAGCATTAGGGGCTCCTTGAAGACCTCCAAACAGATGGGACAGAGGAGCTGGTCCTCCAGCTCATCGATGCTCATCTTCCGAGCCATCCTGCCTGCCAGCACAGCATGCACACAAGCACAAGGGACCTGGCCTGGGAAACACAGGTAGGTCAGTCTTATTGCAAGGAGCAACGTAAGCACAGATGAGTGAAAACAGAGCTCACCACTTGGGGAAGATTAAACAGAGACCTCCTCAAATACTTTCTACCCTACCCCATCAGCAGCTCAGACATTTATGAACTCATTGTTATCCTCCAAACAAATTCTGACATGGTTGTTTCAGTCTGAGAATCTCTGATGGGTTTGGGCCCTGCTGACATGAAAGCCCACCTGGGTCAGGTCTGCCAGATCTGTCTAAGATGTCAGAAGTTGCCACCAAGCTGATCGCCATCTGGGACCTTTGTCTGGCAGCTGTGTCAGACTGGAGTCCACCTCAGGGCTTGAAATAGAGCCTATACCTGTCTGTATACTAGGTGTCAGCAGGGCTTGAAATAGAGCCAAGAGGGatcttctgctgaaaaaaaatactagctCTGGTCTGTCTGAATCTCTACAGGTCTTGTTGGGCTCATTGTCTCATTCTCGGCACATTCTCAGAAGGACCAGCACTAGCCCAAGTGGTGtgtttaaacaaaagcagacagaaatcATGAAGAAAGTACTTATCTAAGAGACAGGGACAACAACAACATGATAAACACCTGTGATGCCAGATTTATTGATATGAGGGTTGGGAGGTAGAGCTGCATAGTCCAGGACAGTGATGGTAGCCCACCTTCTTGAAACACAGTGGGATCTCTGATCCTTGCAATGCTCCATGCTTCCGGCCAGCACCCCACAAGCTGAAAGCACTGCTTCTCTCACCGAGCCCTGAGGCTGCACATGGCCAGCCTGTTTAACTATAAGGTTTATCCAGCCTTGCTCCTTTGCTGTTCCCAGTGCCATGGGATATAACCACTAACCATGATATAGCCACCTGGGCCACATGGGCTCAATAGTCCATGCCATGCAGCAAATGCCTCCTTTCAAGTTGATATAGCTAGCATCACACTCCTGTGCAGAAAGGGCATCAGCATCtggacaagcagcagcaatctgaGGCCCAAGCCCTGGAACTGGCACTGTTTTCCCAAAGGAAGTCACTGCACTGCTATTCAGTCCCTCATGGTGGGAAATACATTAACCTGATAGTAcgaaaattatgaaaatatggCAGTGTTCTGCACGTCTGCTCTTTCCCCACAAGACATGAGCCTCAGTGGCCTGAACACACTGGAGAAAGTGCAGGTCATAGAGCTGTTATGATCTCCTTGCTCACACgaaaataaatctgaagtaGAAGACAGAGCCTCAATCATTTCTCCAGGGAAAGGGAAGGCTGTGGCCTGAAATCAGCTTTTAGCATAAACTCCTTACCCTGCATGTGGGAGATCAGTGCGTAATCAAGCAAGAAAAGCTCAAATTTGAGCTTGTGGCTAGTAAGACCCCTACTGGGCCCTGTACAAGGAAAGCAGCTCCAGCTGTTCCCTCCACTCACAGACACACTCCTTCCAAGAGATCCAGCTAACAACACACCCAGACATCGTGCTACTCACTTGTCCTGTGCTGGCTTCCTCTCTGCCCTGGCTCAGCTCCTCCTGGAACACCAGGCCCAGTAGATGTCACTTGGCTCCTCCAGACCAAGTCAAAGATTTTAGCCCCCTTGGCGTAGCAGATGTGCCAAGCAGTGAGATCACTGGCTcctcagcaggaaggagagctgtgctggcCACCCAGCTACTCACCTCCTGGAGCTTCAGCCCCACTGAGGATGTCCCTGCTTGCCCAATGTGACACCGGGCAGCTGGGGAATGATGTGAAGCCTGCAGAGGTGAGGCAGAAAGTCTCACTCTCTGGCAGCCCCAGCTCTGACGAGTGTGTCACCTGCCTGCCACACCCCCTACGTCTCAGCACCTGTGAAATGTTAGTCTGTGCCTCTGCAATGCAAGTGTAAGTGCATGTATCATATGACTGTCCGGACAGCTATAAAAAGAACCAGGCTTGATAAGAGACTTAAGTGTTTGCCTCACTTAGCGGCTAGTTTCCAAGAGTCCTGCTGTTGTTTCAGTCATCCACGTTGCTTAGGTCAGTGGAAACATTTTCACCAAAGCACTTTCTTATCAACTAAAActctttattttgattaaaacacagtatttttcctttgggtTGAAACCTTTCATTCTTTTGGAAAACACTAGAGGAGAAACCAGACCACTGCCCCTCCAGTTTGGGATAAGGTGTGGGTGTGTGGTTTTGTGACTATAAAAACATGGTTTCTTATATAATTGTCCTGGTATTCATAGATATATTTGACTTATGGCAACCTTGACAGTTTCTCTCTCAGCATCACCCCAGATCAAGCTGAAGATGAGACAAAGCTTCACAGCTACAAGAGTCCAGTCTTGGAGCCACCCTAATGCATCTGTTACAtgggagagcagagaaattCAGGGATTAAAACATTTACTCATGGCTCAAGAGATCTAGCTCAGCCTCCTCCAAAGGCCTTGGGGCGAAACGCTTTGCTTCTTTAGGGCACTGTTAACCAGGTAACTGCACTACTGTTTTTCACAGGCAGGTtgtgaaaatgaatgtgaaagTGTCTGACTCAAAGGTATTAGAAGATTA
This genomic window contains:
- the NSUN5 gene encoding 28S rRNA (cytosine-C(5))-methyltransferase produces the protein MALYSAAAAVLAALERGDGGLKTLVYNSRFPHVRQLYALVSETLRYSPVLDALLASAALLQAEKKLPPHLAKVLVYDLLFGKGLKCGGRWKALARRHRARLQAELARLKVQRKVSRNEDLLAPAEGASTGAPQLPRYVRVNTLKTCVDDVIDFFKRQGYSYLGKAASVEELSSLSGKKFLLDLHLPELLIFPPQTDFHNNQLYISGHIILQDKASCLPAFLLNPATGSHVIDACAAPGNKTSHVAAILKNRGQIFAFDLDTKRLATMNTMLMRAGVTSFELAQQDFLTVDPRDSKYSKVTYILLDPSCSGSGMVNRVPVEEAAPSAERLQALAGFQRKILSHALSFPAVQRLVYSTCSVHQEENEDVVHAVLQEQGSAFRLVNVLPSWPCRGLAAFPGAERCLRASPADTLTNGFFVAVLERCEEETAVASSLPAAAEESLQPGGGTHPGTAHKKKRKKAR
- the TRIM50 gene encoding E3 ubiquitin-protein ligase TRIM50 isoform X2, which produces MARKMSIDELEDQLLCPICLEVFKEPLMLQCGHSYCKSCVVSLSSELDGQFLCPVCRQSVDCSASPPNVTLARVIEALQSRGEAESTPESCPAHHNPLSLFCEDDQEVICGLCGTIGNHRQHKITPISTTYCRMKNEADVFKCVTRKEFQELHRYIDEEKATFLESVEGKATQLITSIESQVRQTSDALQRLKEMESLLETLNNESQLDFIRKYSSSQFRSELPSLQVGDGIFSPVSFKPCFHQDDIKMTVWKRLHRRVLPAPEMLKLDPVTAHPLLELFKGDTVVQCGLYQRRDSNPKRFNSSNCILTSKGFSCGQHYWEVIVGTRNHWRVGIIKGTVSRKGKLNKSPEHGVWLIGLKEGKVYEAFSTPRATLPLTTRPQRIGIYLHYEKGELTFYNADSPDELSPIYTFQAEFQGQLYPIVDLCWPERGPYSLPIILPTPALSQHPHGPYKHPAPEEPTKL
- the TRIM50 gene encoding E3 ubiquitin-protein ligase TRIM50 isoform X1, which gives rise to MARKMSIDELEDQLLCPICLEVFKEPLMLQCGHSYCKSCVVSLSSELDGQFLCPVCRQSVDCSASPPNVTLARVIEALQSRGEAESTPESCPAHHNPLSLFCEDDQEVICGLCGTIGNHRQHKITPISTTYCRMKEELSVLLTDIHQCKRNLDEQFSRLINNKIRITNEADVFKCVTRKEFQELHRYIDEEKATFLESVEGKATQLITSIESQVRQTSDALQRLKEMESLLETLNNESQLDFIRKYSSSQFRSELPSLQVGDGIFSPVSFKPCFHQDDIKMTVWKRLHRRVLPAPEMLKLDPVTAHPLLELFKGDTVVQCGLYQRRDSNPKRFNSSNCILTSKGFSCGQHYWEVIVGTRNHWRVGIIKGTVSRKGKLNKSPEHGVWLIGLKEGKVYEAFSTPRATLPLTTRPQRIGIYLHYEKGELTFYNADSPDELSPIYTFQAEFQGQLYPIVDLCWPERGPYSLPIILPTPALSQHPHGPYKHPAPEEPTKL